One part of the Microbacterium aurugineum genome encodes these proteins:
- a CDS encoding nucleoside hydrolase, translating to MRRVIVDTDTGVDDALALMLLAADPEVEILAVVSVFGNTTGERAADNARYVLDTCGRTDVPVYRGADEPLVQELRMNPGIHGEDGFGNTGLRPAESVDPEPVGVSVVLDLVDRYDGEIDYLALGPQTNLAAAVEARPDLLQRLRSTTIVGTLGPALYHDTAPWEDRRFRVSRDPNVSFDIDAARIVAAHEGDVTWCGPYVTRQALVPEDFFLDIASSTGFAPAQLITAISRDYAGFYSRSYPQPEGRRVMGINDSMAVASLLYPELVTGAVMRPLETFRDPETGDRYLAGVHPVKDETRPIHRVVFDMDFDGVLDRIGEVLRRPLPWR from the coding sequence ATGAGAAGAGTCATCGTCGACACCGACACCGGGGTGGATGACGCCCTGGCCCTGATGCTTCTGGCCGCCGATCCGGAGGTCGAGATCCTGGCGGTGGTCAGCGTCTTCGGCAACACCACCGGAGAGCGGGCCGCCGACAACGCACGGTACGTGCTGGACACCTGCGGACGCACCGACGTTCCGGTCTACCGCGGAGCGGACGAGCCGCTGGTGCAGGAGCTGCGGATGAACCCGGGCATCCACGGCGAGGACGGCTTCGGCAACACGGGACTCCGGCCCGCCGAGTCGGTCGACCCCGAGCCGGTCGGTGTCTCCGTCGTGCTCGACCTCGTCGACCGATATGACGGCGAGATCGACTACCTCGCGCTCGGTCCGCAGACGAACCTCGCCGCTGCTGTCGAGGCCCGGCCCGACCTGCTGCAGCGACTTCGCTCGACCACCATCGTCGGGACGCTCGGCCCGGCGCTGTACCACGACACCGCGCCGTGGGAGGATCGTCGGTTCCGGGTCTCGCGTGACCCCAACGTGTCGTTCGACATCGACGCCGCGCGTATCGTCGCAGCCCACGAGGGCGACGTCACCTGGTGCGGGCCGTACGTCACCCGTCAGGCCCTTGTCCCTGAGGACTTCTTCCTCGACATCGCCTCGTCGACCGGCTTCGCGCCCGCGCAGCTGATCACCGCGATCAGTCGTGACTATGCCGGCTTCTACTCGCGTTCCTACCCGCAGCCGGAGGGGCGCCGGGTCATGGGCATCAACGACAGCATGGCGGTGGCGAGCCTGCTGTATCCGGAACTCGTGACCGGGGCGGTCATGCGGCCGCTCGAGACATTCCGGGACCCCGAGACCGGAGACCGCTACCTCGCCGGCGTGCATCCGGTGAAGGACGAGACGCGACCGATCCACCGCGTCGTCTTCGACATGGATTTCGACGGCGTGCTGGATCGGATCGGCGAGGTGCTGCGGCGACCGCTGCCCTGGCGCTGA
- a CDS encoding cytidine/deoxycytidylate deaminase family protein, which yields MNSSLDDDDRRLLAAASDLIIRAHDANLHRVAAAARGASGAIYLGLSLRTPRESVCAESTALANARIGGEQEIEAIVSVGLRDDGTTVILNPCGVCREVVPAIAPGIRTLADGGGHPVWVTAADLLPMPWVRARTYD from the coding sequence GTGAATTCCTCGCTCGACGACGACGACCGACGGCTCCTCGCCGCCGCATCCGACCTGATCATCCGTGCGCACGATGCGAACCTCCACCGCGTCGCCGCCGCCGCGCGCGGAGCCTCCGGAGCCATCTACCTCGGTCTCAGCCTGCGTACCCCACGAGAGAGCGTCTGCGCGGAGAGCACCGCCCTCGCCAACGCCCGGATCGGAGGCGAGCAGGAGATCGAAGCCATCGTCTCGGTCGGCCTGCGCGACGACGGCACGACCGTGATCCTCAACCCCTGCGGCGTCTGCCGGGAAGTCGTGCCCGCGATCGCACCGGGCATCCGCACGCTCGCAGACGGCGGCGGCCACCCGGTGTGGGTGACCGCCGCCGATCTGCTGCCGATGCCGTGGGTCCGCGCGCGCACCTACGACTGA
- a CDS encoding MFS transporter, whose translation MSTEEVVATAPQQLRGKASRTERKNLRALSWGHALEWYDWAIFGLLSVYLGAAFFPSDSPLASTLNALAVFAVGFVARPLGGVVFGFVADRFGRRKIMIFAVGAVALGSFIIGVLPDYQTIGALAPIVVVLARLLQGLSAGVEAPLGTAYALELVPNRPGYVAGFFAFFNNLGNLLAPTSIFLISLLLGPEALAAYGWRIPFIVGGLFGLIVLWLRRTLPETLDTAAIRTVGAVPTKDNSVWRDVRKYWLSVLATVFIVGAIQAYNYTWIAGLPNLANGTFGEDPTAVFAITTGMGVFLTVGAFALSRILDRFPMSKWFVVARLAAIPTIFLALLYSQPGVGTLAGVMFGGAIVLLLNMTIFVVVSNSLLPQHIRGTGLGLGYGLGVAIFGGTASYLLLWLQSQGMMWVFPIYIAALCAISVVLYVLAKRRNGLFVGK comes from the coding sequence ATGAGCACTGAAGAAGTAGTGGCCACCGCACCGCAGCAGCTGAGGGGCAAGGCGAGCCGCACCGAGCGCAAGAACCTCCGTGCCTTGAGCTGGGGGCACGCGCTCGAATGGTACGACTGGGCGATCTTCGGACTGCTGTCGGTCTACCTCGGCGCGGCGTTCTTCCCCTCCGACAGTCCACTCGCCTCGACCTTGAACGCACTCGCCGTCTTCGCGGTCGGGTTCGTCGCACGTCCGCTCGGCGGGGTCGTCTTCGGCTTCGTGGCCGACCGCTTCGGGCGCAGGAAGATCATGATCTTCGCCGTCGGCGCGGTCGCGCTGGGCAGCTTCATCATCGGCGTGCTCCCCGACTACCAGACCATCGGAGCCCTCGCGCCGATCGTCGTCGTCCTCGCGCGCCTCCTGCAGGGACTCTCCGCCGGTGTGGAGGCGCCGCTCGGCACGGCGTACGCGCTCGAGCTGGTTCCGAACCGCCCCGGTTACGTCGCCGGCTTCTTCGCGTTCTTCAACAACCTGGGCAACCTGCTCGCACCCACGTCGATCTTCCTGATCAGCCTGCTGCTGGGCCCCGAAGCCCTCGCCGCGTACGGCTGGCGCATCCCGTTCATCGTGGGTGGTCTGTTCGGTCTGATCGTGCTGTGGCTGCGCCGGACGCTGCCCGAGACCCTCGACACCGCGGCGATCCGCACGGTGGGTGCGGTCCCCACCAAGGACAACTCGGTGTGGCGCGACGTCCGCAAGTACTGGCTGAGCGTGCTCGCGACCGTCTTCATCGTCGGTGCGATCCAGGCGTACAACTACACGTGGATCGCCGGACTCCCGAACCTCGCCAACGGCACGTTCGGGGAAGACCCCACCGCCGTGTTCGCCATCACCACGGGAATGGGCGTCTTCCTGACGGTCGGGGCCTTCGCGCTGAGCCGCATCCTCGATCGGTTCCCGATGTCCAAGTGGTTCGTGGTGGCGCGTCTCGCGGCCATCCCGACGATCTTCCTGGCGCTGCTGTACTCGCAGCCCGGGGTCGGCACGCTCGCCGGCGTGATGTTCGGTGGGGCGATCGTGCTGCTCCTGAACATGACCATCTTCGTCGTCGTGTCCAACTCCCTGCTGCCGCAGCACATCCGCGGCACCGGGCTCGGTCTCGGCTACGGCCTGGGAGTGGCCATCTTCGGTGGCACCGCCTCGTACCTGCTCCTCTGGCTGCAGAGCCAGGGCATGATGTGGGTCTTCCCGATCTACATCGCGGCCCTCTGCGCGATCAGCGTGGTGCTCTACGTCCTCGCGAAGCGCCGCAACGGCCTCTTCGTGGGCAAGTGA